The following are encoded together in the Bacteroidales bacterium MB20-C3-3 genome:
- a CDS encoding YbbR-like domain-containing protein yields the protein MIKLRIFNISYERGRQILLFLFCLFLAFVIWSIHKLSESYTVYLQYKVTASAGLEGRSGEADSENYLIVRGKATGFYILQHRYSGTINKIYISPERREIRRRAGVTDGFYVLVKDVNDRLIQSFGNTLFVESFATDTLFYFFPGQTNKRVPVKPDFIISYAPQYTLNSTPKLSPDSVTLYGESTLLSKIDSVFTKQLKFQNLDKSVQGVVELIPEKGVRFSSGDISYSMDIVRYVEKSIQLPLSFVNVPDGIILKSNPSEVTLYFREKFGEAPNDAASVTMEVDYHDFETSINGVVKVLLSGNNKGVLSWRADPPFVEVSVASVDTLK from the coding sequence ATGATAAAGCTCAGGATTTTCAATATTTCCTACGAAAGGGGCAGACAAATCTTACTGTTTTTGTTCTGTCTCTTTCTTGCTTTTGTCATATGGTCAATTCATAAGTTGTCAGAGAGTTACACTGTATATTTACAGTATAAAGTTACTGCATCAGCAGGCCTTGAAGGGAGAAGCGGAGAGGCTGATTCGGAAAATTATTTAATTGTAAGGGGTAAAGCAACCGGGTTTTACATATTGCAGCATCGTTACAGTGGAACAATTAATAAAATATATATATCACCGGAAAGGAGGGAGATCAGAAGGAGGGCAGGTGTTACGGATGGTTTTTATGTTTTGGTAAAGGATGTTAACGACAGGTTAATCCAGTCATTCGGGAATACTCTTTTTGTTGAATCATTTGCTACAGATACATTGTTTTATTTTTTCCCCGGTCAGACAAATAAAAGGGTTCCTGTCAAACCGGATTTTATTATCTCCTATGCACCACAGTACACTCTCAATTCAACTCCTAAGCTGTCACCGGACTCAGTAACTTTATATGGAGAGAGTACTCTCCTCTCAAAGATTGACTCTGTCTTTACCAAACAGCTGAAGTTTCAAAATCTTGACAAGTCTGTTCAGGGGGTTGTTGAGCTTATCCCGGAAAAGGGTGTAAGGTTCTCTTCCGGAGATATATCATACTCCATGGATATAGTTAGATATGTTGAAAAAAGCATTCAGCTGCCTCTCTCATTTGTAAATGTCCCCGATGGTATAATATTAAAATCTAATCCCTCTGAGGTGACTCTCTATTTCCGTGAGAAGTTTGGGGAGGCTCCCAATGATGCTGCATCTGTTACGATGGAAGTTGATTATCATGATTTTGAGACTTCAATAAATGGTGTTGTAAAGGTTCTGTTGAGCGGAAACAATAAAGGTGTTCTCTCATGGAGAGCTGATCCCCCTTTTGTTGAGGTTTCCGTTGCGTCAGTTGATACTTTAAAATAA
- the yajC gene encoding preprotein translocase subunit YajC — protein MNFLTFLQAQPAGAGSGNWSFLIMMGLIFVVMYFFMIRPQQKKQKELVKFRQSLQKGDKVITAGGIYGRVAEVNDKDTFIFLEIDNNVKIRVDKSSIVKDITDIPQK, from the coding sequence ATGAATTTTCTAACATTTTTACAGGCGCAGCCTGCAGGTGCCGGATCGGGTAACTGGAGTTTCCTTATAATGATGGGTCTAATCTTTGTTGTGATGTATTTTTTTATGATACGACCACAACAAAAGAAGCAGAAAGAGCTTGTTAAGTTCCGCCAGTCACTTCAAAAAGGCGATAAGGTAATTACAGCCGGCGGTATCTATGGCAGAGTTGCCGAGGTTAACGACAAAGACACTTTTATCTTCCTTGAGATTGACAACAATGTAAAGATAAGAGTTGATAAATCTTCAATTGTAAAGGATATTACTGATATCCCTCAAAAATAA
- a CDS encoding TonB-dependent receptor plug domain-containing protein: MKRLALLCGVLFSPFIALAQQEGQKEKTVFNKLDSIVVEAWRAGKNTPVSHSELTPLEIKRLSPVQSIPMALSLMPSVVSTMEGGNGLGYSSMRVRGSDGSRTNVTVNGIAINDAESQEVFWVNIPAFSAFVQDIQLQRGVGTSTNGPGAFGASLNMRTLFTSPEAYGMAEMGVGSYSSFTTTAGAGTGLTSKGFSFDIRYSKNMGKGYIRNAKSDLTSLFATAGWYHGKSAIRVNYIYGDQKTGITWEGVSREMMEIDRRYNPAGLYYDEAGNERYYDNETDNYTQHHIQALFSRELADGLTWNSVLHYTAGEGYYENYKMNRKFSEYGLPLQIIDSKEYKRSDVIIRQALANDYYAASSTLQLNRKSLKATGGISYSYYDGSHFGNLIWSKWRENIPENYQWYLNDGYKGDLSLFARAELNISEKITAFADLQYRNISYSLRGEDKDFIKLNNDNKYNFFNPKAGITYNSGSSRVFASASVGRKEPGRADIKESIKAGKADLIKPERLIDIEAGYTFTGRSVALSANFYFMEYKDQLVPTGRLSETGYVIKENVPLSFRRGIELIASWSPVSFIKLDGNLSLSINRIKDYTHWTDLYDNQDDWTPLPQMSEFYKITNLPYSPSTVGMGMVTFMPSLSSSVSVYGKHVGRQYYDNTSSVERSVPAYFIMGLKGIKSFKIKDISELELGLFIDNILNRKYFSNAWVYMAKFADGSSPYIEEGLYPQAGINFMLKASFRF, encoded by the coding sequence ATGAAAAGATTAGCTTTATTGTGCGGGGTATTATTTTCACCATTTATCGCACTTGCCCAGCAAGAGGGGCAAAAAGAGAAGACAGTTTTCAATAAACTGGACAGTATTGTTGTTGAGGCCTGGCGTGCAGGTAAGAATACTCCTGTAAGCCATTCAGAACTCACCCCATTGGAGATTAAAAGGCTCTCTCCTGTTCAGTCAATTCCAATGGCTCTCTCCCTGATGCCTTCTGTTGTCTCTACTATGGAAGGAGGAAATGGACTGGGGTATTCATCAATGCGAGTAAGAGGCAGTGATGGATCAAGAACAAATGTTACAGTAAATGGAATTGCAATCAACGATGCAGAATCACAGGAGGTATTTTGGGTTAATATACCTGCATTTTCTGCTTTTGTTCAGGATATTCAGTTGCAAAGAGGGGTGGGAACATCTACAAATGGACCGGGTGCTTTTGGAGCGAGTTTAAATATGCGAACACTCTTTACATCTCCGGAGGCTTATGGAATGGCGGAGATGGGAGTGGGGAGTTACAGCAGTTTTACTACAACCGCCGGTGCCGGAACAGGGCTAACTTCAAAAGGATTCTCCTTTGATATCAGGTATTCAAAAAATATGGGAAAGGGTTACATAAGGAATGCAAAGAGTGACCTAACCTCTCTTTTTGCTACTGCCGGATGGTATCACGGGAAGAGTGCAATTAGAGTAAACTACATTTATGGAGACCAAAAAACTGGTATTACCTGGGAGGGTGTCTCAAGGGAGATGATGGAGATTGACAGAAGGTACAACCCTGCAGGTCTCTACTATGACGAGGCCGGTAACGAGAGGTACTATGATAATGAAACCGATAACTACACTCAGCATCATATTCAGGCTCTTTTTTCCAGAGAGCTTGCAGATGGCCTTACATGGAATAGTGTGCTTCACTATACAGCCGGCGAGGGCTATTATGAAAATTATAAAATGAACAGGAAATTTTCTGAGTATGGATTACCTCTCCAGATAATAGATTCAAAAGAGTATAAAAGATCAGATGTGATAATAAGACAGGCGCTGGCAAATGATTATTATGCCGCTTCATCTACACTGCAATTAAACAGGAAGAGCCTGAAGGCAACAGGAGGTATATCATATTCATATTATGACGGATCACATTTTGGCAATCTGATATGGTCAAAATGGAGAGAAAATATTCCTGAAAATTACCAGTGGTATCTGAATGACGGATATAAAGGAGATCTCTCTCTGTTTGCAAGGGCGGAGCTGAATATATCTGAGAAGATAACAGCCTTTGCGGATCTTCAGTACAGAAACATATCATATAGCCTCAGAGGGGAGGATAAGGATTTTATAAAGTTAAACAATGACAACAAATACAACTTCTTTAATCCTAAGGCTGGAATAACATATAATTCAGGCAGCAGCAGAGTGTTTGCATCGGCCTCAGTAGGAAGAAAGGAGCCGGGGAGGGCCGATATAAAAGAGTCAATAAAGGCGGGTAAGGCGGACCTTATTAAGCCTGAGAGGTTAATTGACATTGAGGCAGGGTATACTTTCACCGGAAGAAGTGTTGCTCTCTCTGCAAATTTTTATTTCATGGAGTATAAGGACCAGCTTGTTCCCACAGGAAGATTGAGTGAAACCGGGTATGTTATAAAGGAGAATGTTCCCCTCTCTTTCAGAAGAGGGATAGAACTGATTGCCTCCTGGTCTCCTGTTTCATTTATTAAACTGGACGGGAATCTGTCATTAAGTATTAACAGAATTAAAGACTACACTCACTGGACAGATTTGTATGACAATCAGGATGACTGGACTCCTCTTCCTCAAATGAGTGAGTTCTACAAAATCACCAATCTTCCGTACTCACCGTCTACTGTTGGAATGGGTATGGTTACTTTTATGCCATCTCTGTCGTCATCAGTATCGGTTTATGGTAAACATGTAGGCAGGCAGTATTATGACAATACATCCAGTGTTGAAAGATCTGTCCCGGCCTATTTTATAATGGGTTTAAAAGGGATAAAGAGTTTTAAAATAAAAGATATTTCTGAGCTGGAACTTGGTCTGTTTATTGATAATATTCTTAACAGAAAATATTTTTCAAATGCCTGGGTGTATATGGCTAAATTTGCAGATGGCTCATCTCCCTATATTGAGGAGGGGTTATATCCTCAGGCAGGTATTAATTTTATGTTAAAAGCATCATTCAGATTTTAA
- the rimO gene encoding 30S ribosomal protein S12 methylthiotransferase RimO, giving the protein MVKKIQLVTLGCSKNRVDSEHLLKQIFESGLIISPEGEDLTVANADIVVINTCGFIKDAKRESIDAILSAVDAKKRGYIKEIHVFGCLSQRYLLELEESIPEVDGFYGAFDSKSVLRALGKEWNSSFDNHRFLTTPSHYAYLKISEGCDRVCSYCSIPLIRGSHKSVHSELLVEEASNLASMGVKELILVAQDTTYYGLDIYKKRALAPLMESLSKVEGIEWIRLLYSYPAGFPEDVLEVMASNDKICKYLDIPLQHVNDKVLSNMRRSINGAETRRLVEKFRKSVPGISLRTTMIVGHPGEDKRAFKELLGFVEEARFEKLGAFTYSEEEGTWGASNLKDTIRNREKQERYEMLMELQSGISMAHNLSRVGSVEKVLIDYEDKDVYVGRSRRESPEVDGEILIGKGEMPKGFSTKDIIGTFVDTKIESAGEYDLTARII; this is encoded by the coding sequence ATGGTAAAGAAGATTCAGCTTGTAACCCTGGGTTGTTCAAAAAACAGAGTCGATTCAGAACACCTCTTAAAACAGATCTTTGAATCAGGGTTGATTATCTCTCCTGAAGGGGAGGACCTAACTGTTGCAAATGCAGATATTGTTGTAATCAATACATGCGGTTTTATTAAAGATGCCAAGAGAGAGAGTATTGATGCAATACTCTCTGCTGTTGATGCAAAAAAAAGGGGTTATATAAAGGAGATACATGTATTTGGGTGCCTCTCCCAGAGATATCTGCTGGAATTAGAGGAGTCAATACCTGAGGTTGATGGATTTTATGGAGCATTTGACTCAAAGTCTGTGCTAAGGGCTCTTGGTAAAGAGTGGAACTCATCTTTTGATAATCATAGATTTCTTACCACGCCCTCTCACTATGCATATCTGAAAATTTCTGAAGGTTGTGACCGGGTATGCTCTTACTGTTCTATTCCATTAATCAGGGGATCTCATAAGTCTGTCCATTCAGAGCTGCTTGTTGAAGAGGCGTCAAACCTCGCTTCAATGGGTGTTAAGGAGCTTATTCTTGTTGCTCAGGATACTACTTATTATGGACTTGATATATATAAAAAGAGGGCATTAGCACCTCTTATGGAGAGTTTATCCAAGGTTGAGGGCATTGAGTGGATAAGATTGCTCTATTCATATCCTGCCGGTTTTCCGGAGGATGTCCTGGAGGTAATGGCCTCAAACGATAAAATATGCAAGTATCTTGATATTCCTCTTCAGCATGTAAATGACAAGGTTTTGTCAAATATGAGAAGATCAATTAATGGAGCAGAAACAAGAAGACTTGTTGAGAAATTCAGAAAAAGCGTTCCCGGAATTTCTTTGAGAACAACAATGATTGTGGGGCATCCGGGTGAAGACAAAAGAGCTTTTAAGGAGCTGTTAGGTTTTGTAGAGGAGGCCCGTTTTGAGAAACTGGGGGCATTTACCTATTCAGAGGAGGAGGGTACCTGGGGTGCATCAAATCTCAAAGATACCATCAGGAACAGAGAGAAGCAGGAGAGGTATGAGATGTTGATGGAACTTCAGTCAGGGATATCTATGGCACATAATTTATCCAGAGTTGGTTCAGTTGAAAAGGTTCTTATTGACTACGAAGACAAAGATGTTTATGTTGGCAGAAGCAGAAGAGAGAGCCCTGAGGTTGATGGTGAGATATTGATTGGAAAAGGAGAGATGCCAAAAGGTTTTTCAACAAAAGATATTATTGGTACATTTGTTGACACAAAGATAGAGAGTGCGGGGGAGTATGATCTTACTGCACGGATAATTTAA
- a CDS encoding M55 family metallopeptidase has protein sequence MSTSKEFLNRGKSGNGLKIMIQVDFEGVTNVVNWDEIYPGHPHFDRNCDILTGEINSAIEGAVAAGATEIIVRDGHSGNINVNPLLLDPRARLTKGRVPGTPHTMVLGIDSTFDALLFIGAHARAGEMMGTLSHTMSLKVIDFKINGKPLFEPAFNALYASQFGVPVVFVAGDNMACKEAHENFGAIETVETKFAYGRNCAMSKSPQVVYGEIRESVERALNNLQNGCVFSMKGPYKMELIVTQEESAEPLFVEYESDVLYDVMKKFWEYL, from the coding sequence ATGAGTACTTCAAAAGAATTTCTAAATCGCGGAAAAAGCGGAAATGGTCTTAAAATAATGATTCAGGTAGACTTTGAGGGTGTCACGAATGTTGTAAACTGGGATGAGATATACCCCGGGCACCCTCATTTTGACAGAAATTGTGATATCCTTACCGGTGAGATAAATTCGGCAATTGAGGGTGCAGTAGCGGCAGGAGCAACTGAGATTATTGTCAGGGACGGACATTCTGGAAATATAAATGTTAATCCACTGTTACTCGATCCAAGAGCCAGGCTAACCAAGGGCCGTGTACCCGGTACACCTCACACAATGGTACTAGGAATTGACTCAACATTTGACGCTCTTCTGTTCATTGGTGCTCATGCAAGGGCAGGTGAGATGATGGGAACTCTCTCTCATACAATGTCTTTAAAAGTAATAGATTTTAAAATCAACGGGAAACCTCTCTTTGAACCGGCCTTTAATGCTTTGTATGCTTCTCAGTTTGGAGTTCCTGTTGTTTTTGTTGCAGGTGACAATATGGCCTGTAAGGAGGCACATGAGAATTTCGGAGCAATTGAGACTGTTGAGACTAAGTTTGCGTATGGGAGAAACTGCGCTATGAGTAAATCTCCTCAGGTTGTATATGGAGAGATAAGGGAGAGCGTAGAGCGCGCCCTTAATAATCTTCAGAATGGCTGTGTATTCAGCATGAAGGGGCCATATAAAATGGAGCTGATTGTTACTCAGGAGGAGAGTGCTGAGCCTCTGTTCGTAGAATATGAGTCAGATGTGCTTTACGATGTAATGAAAAAATTCTGGGAATATTTGTAG
- a CDS encoding DUF6340 family protein encodes MKRKLILFAVSGLMAALLLNSCGPVIQYFNIDQRVPAEFPVDLTDKSISVFSSTDAIKDSASLDKERFTTDSLLMLNMALGLAEGLESNLSLDTGAIMVFNQTGTQRSQLDNPEYVRGLALNSSADMLFVIEYLDMGTMTIYKVASDGLPGSSDISYVSLPFTMEVGLYNGITGLPEFRREVADTIYWEVISRMDMKDEIIASRLYSSMYEISKKLGASFSSRFFDNWEPIERYLYNYESRPWLEAYRLSQEFKWKEAMDIWMTLTNEATPVKRASAAFNIAVALEMMDEYKLALEWIDYAAKNYPLEGIPGYKSLLETRVEKR; translated from the coding sequence ATGAAAAGAAAATTAATCCTATTTGCCGTATCCGGCTTAATGGCTGCTTTATTGCTTAACTCGTGCGGCCCGGTAATCCAGTATTTTAACATAGATCAGCGTGTACCTGCTGAGTTTCCGGTAGATTTGACAGACAAGAGTATATCTGTTTTCTCTTCTACTGATGCAATTAAGGATTCAGCCAGTCTGGACAAAGAGAGATTTACAACAGACTCTCTTCTGATGCTTAATATGGCTTTAGGACTTGCCGAGGGACTTGAGTCAAATTTGTCGCTTGACACCGGAGCAATTATGGTATTTAATCAAACAGGTACTCAGAGATCTCAACTCGATAATCCTGAATATGTCAGGGGACTAGCGCTCAACTCTTCAGCAGATATGTTGTTTGTCATTGAGTATCTGGATATGGGCACAATGACTATTTATAAGGTGGCCAGTGACGGCCTTCCCGGAAGTTCCGATATCTCATATGTCTCTCTCCCCTTCACAATGGAGGTTGGTCTGTATAACGGGATCACAGGATTACCTGAGTTCAGAAGGGAGGTAGCTGATACTATATACTGGGAGGTTATCAGCAGAATGGATATGAAAGATGAGATAATAGCCTCAAGACTCTACTCCTCAATGTATGAGATCTCAAAAAAACTTGGAGCTTCATTCTCTTCAAGATTCTTTGATAATTGGGAACCAATTGAGCGATATCTCTATAACTATGAATCCAGACCCTGGCTGGAGGCATACAGGCTTTCTCAGGAGTTCAAATGGAAAGAGGCAATGGATATTTGGATGACTCTTACAAATGAAGCTACCCCTGTAAAGAGGGCATCGGCTGCATTCAATATTGCTGTTGCTTTGGAGATGATGGATGAGTATAAACTTGCTCTGGAGTGGATAGATTATGCAGCAAAGAATTATCCTTTGGAGGGTATACCGGGGTATAAATCACTACTTGAGACCAGAGTTGAAAAAAGATAG
- the pnuC gene encoding nicotinamide riboside transporter PnuC, giving the protein MNWIEIVGAITGFAYVILEIRQKRAMWIVGALSALMYIIVFYMASLNAAALLQLYYLIVSFYGWRKWGGESASNIKSIGGEVTVKLDFRKGVVSSIASLGGFFIVYYILSNYSEDPYPAMDAFVAIISMLATWWVSGKHIENWILWIIADLAAALLFFWQGLYVTALLYLVYLIAAAAGYKHWRKFPVVLK; this is encoded by the coding sequence ATGAACTGGATTGAAATAGTTGGGGCAATTACAGGATTTGCTTACGTAATTCTTGAAATCAGGCAGAAGAGGGCAATGTGGATAGTTGGTGCTCTCTCTGCCTTGATGTATATTATCGTTTTTTACATGGCCTCACTTAATGCTGCAGCTTTGCTGCAGCTATATTACCTGATTGTTAGTTTTTACGGATGGAGAAAATGGGGAGGGGAGAGCGCTTCAAATATTAAGAGTATTGGAGGAGAGGTAACAGTAAAGCTGGATTTCAGGAAGGGTGTTGTATCCTCAATTGCTTCACTGGGTGGTTTTTTCATTGTTTATTATATTCTTTCAAATTATAGTGAAGATCCATATCCGGCTATGGATGCCTTTGTCGCAATTATAAGTATGCTGGCAACCTGGTGGGTATCAGGTAAGCATATTGAAAACTGGATACTCTGGATTATAGCAGACCTTGCTGCTGCCTTACTCTTTTTCTGGCAAGGTCTTTATGTTACTGCATTGCTTTATCTTGTATATCTGATAGCTGCTGCGGCGGGTTATAAGCATTGGAGAAAGTTCCCTGTGGTGTTGAAATAG
- the coaE gene encoding dephospho-CoA kinase (Dephospho-CoA kinase (CoaE) performs the final step in coenzyme A biosynthesis.), producing MFCFAVTGGIGSGKSYLVRLMSALGIPAYIADIRAKELYNTNRLLVTKLANLLGDDILSENGVRRDIMASKIFSDPSLLERVNNIVHPEVLKDFFLWRESIKADGHKAVIYESAIFLETPGFRGIADKIIVVVAPEEERIRRVIKRDSITEEQVRARMERQWSDEERIRMADFIIFADGKRAILPQLMEIFNQTGFKPEI from the coding sequence ATGTTTTGTTTTGCGGTAACCGGAGGTATCGGAAGCGGAAAGTCCTACCTGGTGAGGCTTATGTCTGCCCTGGGTATACCTGCCTATATTGCAGATATCAGAGCAAAAGAGCTGTATAACACAAATCGGCTTCTTGTAACCAAACTTGCAAACTTATTGGGTGATGATATTTTATCTGAAAATGGTGTAAGGAGAGATATTATGGCATCAAAGATATTCTCTGATCCATCTCTTCTGGAGAGGGTTAATAATATTGTTCATCCTGAGGTTCTTAAGGACTTTTTCTTATGGAGAGAGAGTATTAAGGCGGACGGACATAAAGCTGTAATATATGAATCGGCTATATTTCTTGAAACTCCCGGATTCAGGGGAATTGCGGACAAAATAATAGTGGTGGTTGCTCCGGAAGAGGAGAGAATCAGAAGGGTAATAAAGAGGGATTCAATAACAGAGGAGCAGGTCAGAGCAAGGATGGAGAGACAGTGGAGTGATGAGGAGAGAATCAGAATGGCAGATTTCATTATATTTGCAGACGGAAAGCGGGCAATCTTGCCCCAGCTGATGGAGATTTTTAATCAAACCGGATTTAAACCTGAAATTTGA
- a CDS encoding DUF5606 domain-containing protein, with protein MKTNLQKILTVSGYPGLYKYVAQANAGVVVESLSDNKRMVCGMSAKLSSLSDISVFTDEGEVKLQQLLEKMREKLGEESAPSGKSDAAKLKSFFEEVLPDYDRDRFYTSHMKKVVDWYNNLKEFATLEFLQEGEEEVAE; from the coding sequence ATGAAAACCAATTTACAGAAAATTCTAACGGTTTCCGGTTATCCGGGGCTTTATAAATATGTAGCACAGGCAAATGCAGGAGTTGTTGTAGAATCCTTGTCTGATAACAAGAGAATGGTTTGCGGAATGAGCGCCAAACTCTCGTCACTTTCTGATATATCAGTTTTTACTGATGAAGGGGAGGTGAAATTACAACAACTACTGGAAAAGATGAGGGAGAAACTTGGAGAGGAGAGTGCACCATCCGGTAAATCTGATGCTGCAAAACTAAAGAGCTTTTTTGAAGAGGTACTTCCTGACTATGACAGAGATCGTTTTTACACATCTCATATGAAGAAGGTTGTTGACTGGTATAATAACCTGAAGGAGTTTGCCACTCTTGAATTTCTCCAGGAGGGGGAAGAGGAAGTTGCTGAATAA
- a CDS encoding TerB family tellurite resistance protein yields MGYGKWITGALGWALGGPIGGILGFAVGSIFDKGEVVTEGGRGRRVYSGVEQRNSFLVSLLVLSSAIMNADKRVLKSELDYVKRFIAENFGEDAASEAALLLRDLLKQEVNIESVCAQIRINTNAATRLQLLHYLTGIARADGDVCSDEIAVLKRISAALSIPLQDSESVFAMFDKGIDAAYQILEVDKNATDDEIKRAYKKMAVKHHPDKVSSLGPDVQRAAEEKFKKISVAYEKIKKERGIV; encoded by the coding sequence ATGGGTTACGGAAAATGGATAACAGGAGCGCTTGGATGGGCGCTTGGTGGGCCGATTGGCGGAATACTTGGTTTTGCAGTAGGCTCAATTTTTGATAAAGGCGAGGTTGTAACAGAGGGAGGAAGAGGAAGAAGAGTCTATTCCGGAGTAGAACAAAGGAATAGTTTTTTGGTCTCTCTTCTTGTACTCTCCTCTGCCATCATGAATGCAGATAAAAGAGTTCTTAAAAGTGAACTTGATTATGTTAAGAGGTTTATCGCAGAAAATTTTGGAGAAGATGCCGCTTCTGAAGCAGCACTGCTTTTAAGAGACCTTTTAAAACAAGAGGTCAATATTGAATCTGTATGCGCACAAATCAGAATTAACACAAACGCAGCAACAAGGCTTCAGTTGCTTCACTATCTGACAGGCATTGCAAGAGCAGATGGAGATGTGTGCAGCGATGAGATTGCTGTGCTTAAAAGAATATCTGCAGCACTCTCAATCCCTTTGCAGGACAGCGAATCTGTATTTGCTATGTTTGACAAAGGAATTGATGCAGCTTATCAGATTCTTGAGGTAGATAAAAATGCAACAGACGATGAGATAAAGAGGGCTTACAAAAAGATGGCGGTTAAACATCATCCTGATAAAGTTTCAAGCCTGGGTCCGGATGTTCAGAGAGCAGCCGAGGAGAAGTTCAAGAAAATAAGTGTTGCCTACGAAAAGATTAAAAAGGAGAGAGGAATAGTATAA
- the fabG gene encoding 3-oxoacyl-[acyl-carrier-protein] reductase: MKLLEGKVALITGAARGIGKAIALKYASEGANIAFTDLTIDENAEKTKSEIESFGVKALAIASNAANFEESHAVVEQVVKEFGKLDILVNNAGITKDGLMMRMSEQQWDAVINVNLKSAFNFVHAVTPVMMRQRGGSIINMSSVVGVGGNAGQANYSASKAGMIGLTKSIAQELGSRGVRANAVAPGFIITEMTGKLPDDVKKQWADQIPLRRGGKPEDVADVCTFLASDLSSYVTGQVISVCGGMKM; the protein is encoded by the coding sequence ATGAAATTACTTGAAGGAAAGGTAGCCCTTATTACTGGAGCTGCAAGAGGAATCGGAAAAGCTATAGCTCTAAAATATGCCTCCGAGGGTGCAAATATTGCATTCACAGATCTTACAATTGATGAAAATGCTGAAAAGACAAAGTCTGAGATTGAATCATTTGGTGTTAAGGCTCTCGCAATTGCCTCAAACGCTGCAAATTTTGAAGAGTCACACGCTGTTGTTGAGCAGGTTGTAAAGGAATTTGGAAAACTTGATATATTAGTCAATAATGCAGGCATAACAAAAGATGGTCTGATGATGAGGATGAGTGAGCAGCAGTGGGATGCAGTTATCAATGTTAACCTTAAGAGTGCTTTTAACTTTGTCCATGCTGTTACTCCGGTAATGATGCGTCAGAGAGGTGGAAGTATTATTAATATGAGCTCTGTAGTTGGAGTTGGAGGAAACGCAGGACAGGCAAACTACTCGGCCTCTAAAGCCGGTATGATTGGATTGACAAAATCCATAGCTCAGGAGCTTGGGTCAAGGGGAGTAAGAGCTAACGCCGTTGCTCCGGGGTTTATTATTACCGAGATGACAGGCAAATTGCCTGATGATGTTAAGAAGCAATGGGCAGATCAGATTCCACTTAGAAGAGGAGGAAAGCCGGAAGATGTGGCAGATGTTTGTACATTCCTTGCCTCTGATCTATCCTCTTATGTAACAGGTCAGGTTATCTCCGTTTGCGGGGGTATGAAAATGTAA